Proteins encoded in a region of the Paramagnetospirillum magneticum AMB-1 genome:
- a CDS encoding tetratricopeptide repeat protein, translated as MTQDVFLSAVKALTEGRLTLQDVFGTAETLHRGGNTDLALQLYQLWIGLNRDHHLLYAAYFNQAVTLSAAGRPEQARVSLEKSIELNPDFYPAYINLGGVMEALGQPDAAVDTWNGLVTRLGAITGHGIRMKCTALKQIARVLEDRHQIVAAENVLRQSLELDNTQRENAEHLLASRMVQCHWPVIEPFEGMDAPLQMRNFSPLSLAAYTDDPLLHLASAWEHCCKMFGRRIPRLPDVTPADRADRTRLRIGYVSSDLKAHAVGYLIAEVFGLHDRAKVEIFAYYCGPAGEDPLKQRIRADFDHWIDITGMNDETAANRIRDDGIDILVDLNGHTKAARTRVFGMRPAPINVNWLGYPGTMGTAYHHYIIADEWIIPPGREMYCSEKVVRLPCYQANDRRRAVASEPPSRAEVGLPEDKMVFCCFNSQQKISPLMFDRWMHILHSVPESVLWLLECGEEIKNRLWEHAERGGIARERVIFGKRLPSPDHLARMTLADLFLDTFPYGAHTTASDALWMSVPILTLSGHSFASRVGGSLSRSAGLPELVCSTPEEYVEMAIALGNDRPRLLAYREQLRAAKPNAVMFDTNLLVSRLEDLYAEMWADFQAGRLPRPDLANLDVYLDVGIEHPADTSDFTAEDEYFARWRLGLAGRNHLYPLSPDSRLWTNPDTENG; from the coding sequence ATGACCCAGGATGTCTTTCTGTCTGCGGTGAAGGCCCTTACCGAAGGGCGGCTGACGCTTCAAGACGTGTTCGGCACAGCCGAGACACTTCACCGGGGCGGCAACACGGATTTGGCCCTGCAGCTTTATCAGCTGTGGATCGGGCTCAATCGCGACCATCACCTTCTCTATGCCGCCTATTTCAATCAGGCGGTGACCCTTTCGGCGGCGGGACGGCCCGAACAGGCAAGGGTCTCGCTTGAAAAGTCCATCGAACTGAATCCCGATTTCTACCCGGCCTACATCAACCTGGGCGGTGTGATGGAAGCGCTGGGCCAGCCGGATGCGGCCGTGGACACCTGGAATGGACTGGTGACCCGGCTGGGCGCCATCACCGGCCACGGCATCCGCATGAAATGCACCGCCTTGAAGCAGATCGCCCGCGTCCTGGAAGACCGCCACCAGATCGTCGCGGCGGAGAACGTGCTGCGCCAAAGTCTGGAATTGGACAACACCCAGCGCGAGAATGCCGAGCACCTGCTGGCATCGCGCATGGTCCAGTGCCACTGGCCGGTGATCGAGCCGTTCGAGGGCATGGACGCGCCGTTGCAGATGCGCAATTTCAGTCCCCTGTCACTGGCGGCCTATACCGATGACCCACTGCTGCACCTGGCCTCCGCCTGGGAGCATTGCTGCAAGATGTTCGGCCGGCGCATTCCCCGCCTGCCCGACGTCACACCGGCGGATCGGGCCGACCGGACGCGGCTGCGCATCGGCTATGTGTCTTCGGACCTGAAGGCGCATGCGGTCGGCTACCTGATCGCCGAAGTGTTCGGTCTGCACGACCGCGCCAAGGTGGAGATCTTCGCCTATTATTGCGGCCCGGCCGGCGAAGACCCCTTGAAGCAGCGCATCCGCGCCGATTTCGATCACTGGATCGACATCACCGGCATGAATGACGAGACGGCGGCAAACCGCATTCGCGACGACGGCATCGACATCCTGGTAGATCTCAACGGCCATACGAAGGCGGCGCGGACCCGAGTCTTCGGCATGCGTCCTGCCCCGATCAACGTCAACTGGCTGGGCTATCCCGGCACCATGGGCACCGCCTACCATCACTACATCATCGCCGACGAATGGATCATTCCGCCGGGGCGCGAGATGTACTGTTCGGAAAAGGTAGTGCGCCTGCCCTGCTATCAGGCGAACGACCGTCGGCGCGCCGTGGCCTCCGAGCCGCCATCGCGGGCCGAGGTGGGCCTGCCCGAGGACAAGATGGTGTTCTGCTGCTTCAACAGCCAGCAGAAGATCTCGCCGTTGATGTTCGATCGCTGGATGCACATCCTCCATTCCGTTCCGGAAAGCGTGCTGTGGCTGCTGGAATGCGGCGAGGAGATCAAGAACCGCCTGTGGGAGCACGCAGAGCGCGGCGGCATCGCGCGCGAGCGGGTGATCTTCGGCAAGCGCCTGCCCAGCCCCGATCATCTGGCCCGCATGACCCTGGCCGACCTGTTCCTCGATACCTTCCCCTATGGCGCCCACACCACCGCCTCGGACGCCTTGTGGATGAGCGTTCCCATCCTGACCCTGTCGGGGCACAGCTTCGCCTCGCGGGTGGGTGGATCGCTGTCCCGTTCGGCGGGTCTGCCCGAACTGGTCTGCTCGACGCCGGAAGAATACGTGGAGATGGCCATCGCGCTGGGCAACGACCGCCCCAGACTCCTGGCCTACCGCGAGCAGTTGCGCGCCGCCAAGCCCAACGCGGTGATGTTCGACACCAACCTGCTGGTCAGCCGGCTGGAGGATCTCTACGCCGAGATGTGGGCCGATTTCCAGGCTGGCCGCCTGCCGCGTCCCGACCTGGCCAATCTCGACGTCTATCTCGACGTGGGCATCGAGCACCCGGCCGACACCTCGGATTTCACCGCCGAGGACGAGTACTTCGCCCGCTGGCGCCTCGGCCTGGCCGGGCGCAATCACCTTTATCCCCTTTCGCCGGACAGCCGGCTGTGGACCAACCCCGACACGGAGAACGGTTGA
- a CDS encoding glycosyl transferase produces the protein MSDALAEVLNQIASGKIEATRVIAAADSLALQGADADALGLYRTWLQYNSANPLAYAIQYNMGVLLGKFGDHDGAVTAFKAAIAQRADFYPAHINLGSTYERLGRTSDAVTQWLGMVNQLPAITGESVNYKVSALKQIGRVLEHTSLEESGEDALRQCIELVQPADAMQHWIAIRQKQCKWPVLSGITGPTRRQLFAAMSPHCLVFHTDDPLLHLARGYKYYKAKIGRPKVFFDRDSHRAALATRPKRRIRIGYLSSYFREHAHGYLTAEMYKLHDRSRFEVFAYSCSRRTGDRIQTQVMKDVDHWVDILEMSDEDVAKRIAADGIDILIDFNGYTGEARPAIMAMRPAPIAVNWLGYPGSMGTPYHDYVIADDFTIPPDFEMYYSEKVVRLPCYQPNDRQRQVASINWTREAAGLPANATVFCGFNGVQKITAPMWERFMDILSRVPNGVLWLLDGGERINERLRQEAIRHGVTPDRIIFAPKLINAEHLSRYPLADLFLDTSPCGAHTTASDALWMGVPVLTVAGRGFASRVCGSLAVAAGLGDMVCTTFAEYVEKAVELGNDKRARQAIRDRLAANRATCDLFDTDKLVSHLDGLLAAMWEDFVADRVPRPNLANLDIYDEIGTDLDRDDLELIARADYQDLYRAQLREVDRHCPVAPDARLWPGEPAPPAQAAKAAAPAKGKAKKAK, from the coding sequence ATGAGCGATGCCCTCGCGGAGGTCCTGAATCAGATCGCGTCCGGCAAGATCGAAGCGACCCGCGTCATCGCGGCGGCCGACAGCCTCGCCCTGCAAGGGGCCGATGCCGATGCGCTGGGCCTGTACCGCACTTGGCTGCAATACAACAGCGCCAATCCGCTGGCCTATGCCATCCAGTACAATATGGGCGTATTGCTGGGCAAGTTCGGGGACCATGACGGCGCCGTCACCGCGTTCAAGGCCGCCATCGCCCAGCGGGCCGACTTCTATCCGGCCCACATCAATTTGGGCAGCACCTACGAGCGGCTGGGACGCACCTCGGACGCGGTGACCCAGTGGCTGGGCATGGTCAACCAATTGCCCGCCATCACCGGTGAATCGGTGAACTACAAGGTCTCGGCCTTGAAGCAGATCGGCCGTGTGCTCGAGCACACCTCGCTGGAGGAATCGGGCGAGGACGCCCTGCGCCAGTGCATCGAGCTGGTCCAGCCTGCCGACGCCATGCAGCACTGGATCGCCATCCGCCAGAAGCAGTGCAAATGGCCGGTGCTGAGCGGCATCACCGGCCCCACCCGGCGCCAGCTCTTCGCCGCCATGTCGCCCCATTGCCTGGTGTTCCACACCGACGATCCGTTGCTGCACCTGGCCCGGGGCTACAAGTACTACAAGGCCAAGATCGGCCGCCCCAAGGTGTTCTTCGACCGCGACAGCCATCGCGCCGCCCTGGCGACCCGCCCCAAGCGGCGCATCCGCATCGGCTATCTGTCGTCCTATTTCCGCGAGCACGCCCACGGCTACCTCACCGCGGAAATGTACAAGCTCCACGACCGCTCGCGCTTCGAGGTCTTCGCCTATTCCTGCTCGCGCCGCACCGGCGACCGCATCCAGACCCAGGTGATGAAGGACGTGGATCACTGGGTGGATATCCTGGAGATGTCCGACGAGGATGTGGCCAAGCGCATCGCTGCCGACGGCATCGACATCCTGATCGACTTCAACGGCTATACCGGCGAGGCCCGCCCGGCCATCATGGCCATGCGCCCCGCCCCCATCGCCGTCAACTGGCTGGGCTATCCCGGTTCCATGGGCACGCCCTACCACGACTACGTCATCGCCGACGACTTCACCATCCCGCCGGACTTCGAGATGTATTACTCGGAGAAGGTGGTGCGGCTGCCCTGCTATCAGCCCAATGACCGCCAGCGTCAGGTGGCCAGCATCAACTGGACGCGCGAAGCCGCCGGCCTGCCGGCCAACGCCACGGTGTTCTGCGGCTTCAACGGCGTGCAGAAGATCACCGCCCCCATGTGGGAGCGCTTCATGGACATCCTCAGCCGGGTGCCCAACGGCGTGCTGTGGCTATTGGACGGCGGCGAACGCATCAACGAGCGTCTGCGCCAGGAGGCCATCCGCCATGGCGTCACCCCCGACCGCATCATCTTCGCGCCCAAGCTGATCAATGCCGAGCACCTGTCGCGCTATCCCCTGGCCGACCTGTTCCTCGACACCTCGCCCTGCGGCGCCCACACCACCGCCTCGGACGCGCTGTGGATGGGGGTTCCCGTCCTGACCGTGGCCGGACGCGGATTCGCCTCGCGGGTCTGCGGCAGCCTGGCCGTGGCCGCCGGGCTGGGCGACATGGTCTGCACCACCTTCGCCGAATACGTGGAAAAGGCAGTGGAGCTGGGCAACGACAAGCGTGCCCGTCAGGCCATCCGCGATCGCTTGGCCGCCAACCGCGCCACCTGCGACCTGTTCGATACGGACAAGCTGGTCTCGCACCTGGACGGTCTGCTGGCCGCCATGTGGGAGGACTTCGTCGCCGACCGGGTTCCGCGCCCCAACCTCGCCAATCTCGACATCTATGACGAGATCGGCACCGATCTGGACCGCGACGACCTGGAACTGATCGCCCGCGCCGATTATCAGGACCTCTACCGCGCCCAATTGCGCGAGGTCGATCGCCACTGCCCCGTCGCACCCGATGCCCGCCTGTGGCCGGGCGAGCCGGCCCCGCCGGCGCAAGCGGCAAAGGCAGCCGCCCCCGCCAAGGGGAAAGCAAAAAAGGCAAAGTAG
- a CDS encoding bacteriohemerythrin → MFANLKIGTRLFAGFALVLSLTAFLGVNADIAGDALSEQTNKLYRHPFTVTNALQAANTHIVAMHRSMKDVALAKTPEELDRAVADVDAREKKVYEKFALARERFLGDKADMEAAAKAFADWKPIRDEVITAFREGRRDDAATITKTKGAAQVAKISETLEKVIAWAMDKAEAFMANAEQVNDRADLISRSGLAAALILGALVAWLITRSISRPINAMTGVMNELSGNNLSVDVPYADRGDEIGAMAKSVGHFKNQLMRVHQLEAEQEEQKKRAEADRMTAMRKMADTFEESVGKVIETVTSAATELQAASSQMSGTATETSAQATTVATSAHQASANVQTVASATEELAASIREIAHQVERSQAVSAHAGQEVNTTTSQVRALSESVSKIGEIVNLINDIAAQTNLLALNATIEAARAGDAGKGFAVVANEVKHLANQTARATSEIAGQIQAVQDGTNAAVHAIDAISSVIGEMGEISSAVAAAVEQQSGATTEIARNVEQAATGTEEVSSNITSVEQAARETGAAAEQIKDSSADLSRQAEFLRHEVGQFLAQVRADKKDMKLLVWDGALNTGVASVDRHHQAMYDQVNEFYRQMMSGDGSRAAAAMLAELNRSIQDHFTEEEALMDKTRYPAAEDHRRNHQAFLDRLAGMKTGLETNRAEAPAEMFEYVSTWLRGHIGNDDRALGLHLRETRAVA, encoded by the coding sequence ATGTTCGCCAATCTGAAGATCGGGACGCGGCTGTTTGCCGGGTTCGCCCTGGTGCTGTCGCTGACCGCCTTCCTGGGGGTCAATGCCGACATCGCCGGCGACGCGCTGTCGGAGCAGACCAACAAGCTGTATCGCCACCCCTTCACGGTGACCAATGCGCTGCAGGCGGCCAACACTCATATCGTCGCCATGCACCGGTCCATGAAGGACGTGGCCCTGGCCAAAACGCCGGAGGAACTGGACCGCGCCGTGGCCGACGTGGATGCGCGGGAAAAGAAGGTCTACGAGAAGTTCGCCCTGGCCCGCGAACGATTCCTGGGCGACAAGGCGGACATGGAGGCCGCCGCCAAGGCCTTCGCCGATTGGAAGCCCATTCGCGACGAGGTGATCACCGCCTTCCGCGAGGGACGCCGGGACGACGCCGCCACCATCACCAAGACCAAGGGGGCGGCGCAGGTCGCCAAGATCAGCGAAACCCTGGAGAAGGTCATCGCCTGGGCCATGGACAAGGCCGAGGCCTTCATGGCCAATGCCGAACAGGTCAACGATCGCGCCGATCTGATCTCCCGCTCCGGCCTGGCGGCGGCGCTGATCCTCGGCGCCCTGGTCGCCTGGCTCATCACCCGCAGCATCAGCCGACCGATCAACGCCATGACCGGCGTGATGAACGAGCTTTCCGGCAACAATCTGAGCGTCGACGTTCCTTACGCCGATCGCGGCGACGAGATCGGCGCCATGGCCAAGTCCGTGGGCCACTTCAAGAACCAGCTGATGCGGGTGCACCAGTTGGAGGCCGAGCAGGAAGAGCAGAAAAAGCGCGCCGAGGCCGACCGGATGACGGCCATGCGCAAGATGGCCGACACCTTCGAGGAAAGCGTCGGCAAGGTGATCGAGACGGTGACCTCAGCCGCCACCGAGTTGCAGGCTGCGTCGAGCCAGATGTCGGGAACCGCCACCGAAACCAGCGCCCAGGCGACCACGGTAGCCACCTCGGCCCATCAGGCCTCGGCCAATGTCCAAACTGTCGCCTCGGCCACCGAGGAACTGGCCGCCTCCATCCGGGAGATCGCCCATCAGGTGGAGCGGTCCCAGGCGGTGTCCGCCCATGCCGGCCAGGAGGTGAACACCACCACCAGCCAAGTCCGCGCCCTGTCGGAAAGCGTCAGCAAGATCGGCGAGATCGTCAATCTGATCAATGACATCGCCGCCCAGACCAACCTGCTGGCGCTCAACGCCACCATCGAGGCCGCCCGGGCGGGCGATGCTGGCAAGGGCTTCGCCGTGGTCGCCAACGAGGTCAAGCACCTCGCCAACCAGACGGCGCGGGCCACCAGCGAAATCGCCGGCCAGATTCAGGCCGTCCAGGACGGAACCAACGCCGCAGTCCACGCCATCGACGCCATTTCCTCGGTCATCGGCGAAATGGGCGAGATCAGCTCCGCCGTCGCCGCCGCCGTCGAACAGCAGAGCGGCGCCACCACCGAGATCGCCCGCAATGTGGAGCAGGCGGCCACCGGTACCGAGGAGGTGTCCAGTAACATCACCTCGGTGGAACAGGCGGCTCGCGAAACTGGCGCGGCGGCCGAGCAGATCAAGGATTCCTCCGCCGATCTGTCGCGTCAGGCGGAATTCCTCCGTCACGAGGTCGGCCAGTTCCTCGCCCAGGTGCGGGCCGACAAGAAGGACATGAAGCTTCTGGTCTGGGACGGCGCCCTGAATACCGGCGTGGCCTCGGTCGACCGGCATCACCAGGCCATGTACGACCAGGTCAACGAGTTCTACCGCCAGATGATGAGCGGCGACGGCAGCCGCGCCGCCGCCGCCATGCTGGCCGAACTGAACCGCAGCATCCAGGATCACTTCACCGAGGAAGAGGCCCTGATGGACAAGACCCGCTATCCGGCGGCCGAGGACCATCGCCGCAATCACCAGGCCTTCCTGGACCGCCTCGCCGGCATGAAGACCGGCCTGGAGACCAACCGCGCCGAGGCGCCGGCCGAGATGTTCGAATACGTCTCCACCTGGCTGCGCGGACATATCGGCAATGACGACCGGGCGCTGGGGCTGCACCTGCGCGAGACGCGGGCCGTCGCCTGA
- a CDS encoding molybdenum cofactor biosynthesis protein MoaE, whose product MAVRVQREDFDPGAELERFSSGKTSVGGICLFVGLVRDYAGHDPASGAAVNAMTLEHYPGMTERQLEAIEAEARQRWPLDDTLVIHRFGRLEPGERIVLVAASSAHRDAAFEACRFLMDWLKTKAPFWKVEHTPEGDAWVEAKQSDDAAASRWDKGTP is encoded by the coding sequence ATGGCCGTTCGGGTGCAGCGCGAGGATTTCGATCCCGGCGCCGAGCTGGAGCGTTTTTCATCGGGCAAGACCAGCGTGGGCGGCATCTGCCTGTTCGTCGGGCTGGTGCGCGATTATGCCGGCCATGATCCGGCCAGCGGCGCCGCCGTCAACGCCATGACCCTGGAACATTATCCCGGCATGACCGAGCGCCAGTTGGAGGCCATCGAAGCCGAGGCCCGCCAGCGCTGGCCCCTGGATGATACCCTGGTCATTCATCGCTTCGGCCGGCTGGAGCCGGGCGAGCGCATCGTGCTGGTGGCGGCGTCGTCGGCCCACCGCGATGCCGCCTTCGAGGCCTGCCGTTTCCTCATGGACTGGCTGAAGACCAAGGCGCCGTTCTGGAAGGTGGAACATACCCCGGAGGGTGATGCCTGGGTCGAGGCCAAGCAATCCGACGACGCGGCGGCGTCGCGCTGGGACAAGGGGACTCCCTGA
- the moaD gene encoding molybdopterin converting factor subunit 1, with translation MKVLYFAWLKAKTGVGEEDVAPPAEVATVGQLVAFLKTRSPGHAAAFEVMSTVRVAVNQDYGNLDTPVKAGDEVAFFPPVTGG, from the coding sequence ATGAAGGTGCTGTACTTCGCCTGGCTGAAGGCCAAGACCGGAGTGGGGGAGGAGGACGTCGCCCCGCCCGCCGAGGTGGCCACCGTCGGGCAATTGGTGGCGTTCCTCAAGACCCGCTCGCCCGGCCACGCCGCCGCCTTCGAGGTGATGAGCACGGTCCGCGTCGCCGTGAACCAGGATTACGGCAACCTGGACACTCCGGTGAAGGCCGGCGACGAGGTGGCGTTCTTCCCGCCCGTCACAGGAGGCTGA
- the glp gene encoding molybdopterin molybdotransferase MoeA — protein sequence MSDRFAVSADMMTVAEALARLEERLAPAVGVEDIRLHDGLGRILADDVVSAVNVPPHDNSAVDGWAFRRADLPADGILPVVGRVAAGHPLDGPLPAGGAVRIFTGAPMPDGADTVAMQEDCKDLDGRVALPVRLAEGDNARQAGEDISKGSVVLRAGTRLRPQELGVAAATGRSSLKVYRPLRAAVFSTGDEIRDPGADLPPGCIYDTNRFTATGLLRALGAEVTDLGILPDRFETIRDALAEAAVSHQLILTSGGVSVGDEDHVKPAVLAQGSLDFWRLAIKPGRPVALGEVAGTPFVGLPGNPVAVMVTFMLIARPMVLRLMGAAQTALPRYPVEAGFAFKHKPGRREYLRARLAHMDGRLVAAKFPSDGSGVLTSMTWSDGLVDIPEDRGDIAPGEMVDFLSYADMMR from the coding sequence GTGAGCGACCGTTTCGCCGTCTCCGCGGACATGATGACGGTTGCCGAGGCCCTGGCCCGGCTGGAAGAGCGCCTTGCCCCCGCCGTCGGTGTCGAGGATATCCGTCTGCACGACGGCCTGGGCCGCATCCTGGCCGACGACGTGGTCTCGGCGGTCAATGTGCCGCCCCACGACAATTCGGCGGTGGATGGCTGGGCCTTTCGCCGCGCCGACCTGCCCGCCGACGGCATCCTGCCGGTGGTGGGGCGCGTCGCCGCCGGCCATCCCCTGGACGGGCCGCTGCCTGCGGGCGGCGCGGTGCGCATCTTTACCGGCGCGCCCATGCCGGACGGGGCCGACACGGTGGCCATGCAGGAGGACTGTAAGGACCTGGACGGCCGGGTGGCGCTGCCCGTCAGGCTGGCGGAGGGCGACAATGCCCGGCAGGCCGGCGAGGACATCTCGAAGGGCTCGGTGGTGCTGCGCGCCGGCACCCGGCTGCGGCCGCAGGAACTGGGCGTGGCGGCGGCCACCGGCCGGTCGTCCCTCAAGGTTTACCGGCCGCTGCGGGCCGCCGTGTTCTCTACCGGCGACGAAATCCGCGATCCCGGCGCCGACCTGCCGCCCGGCTGCATCTACGACACCAACCGCTTTACCGCCACGGGCCTGCTGCGCGCCCTGGGGGCCGAGGTCACCGATCTCGGCATCCTTCCCGACCGCTTCGAGACCATCCGGGATGCCCTGGCCGAAGCGGCTGTGTCGCACCAGCTGATCCTGACCTCGGGCGGGGTGTCGGTGGGCGACGAGGACCATGTGAAGCCCGCCGTGCTGGCCCAGGGTTCGCTGGATTTCTGGCGTCTGGCCATCAAGCCCGGCCGCCCCGTGGCCCTGGGGGAGGTGGCGGGAACGCCCTTCGTCGGCCTGCCGGGCAATCCGGTGGCGGTGATGGTCACCTTCATGCTGATCGCCCGGCCCATGGTGCTGCGCCTGATGGGGGCCGCCCAGACCGCCTTGCCCCGCTACCCGGTGGAGGCCGGCTTCGCCTTCAAGCACAAGCCGGGGCGCCGCGAATATCTGCGCGCCCGCCTCGCCCACATGGACGGCCGGCTGGTGGCGGCCAAGTTCCCCTCCGACGGCTCGGGCGTGCTGACCTCCATGACCTGGTCGGACGGGCTGGTGGACATCCCCGAGGACCGGGGCGACATCGCGCCCGGCGAGATGGTGGACTTCCTCTCCTATGCGGACATGATGCGATGA
- the mobB gene encoding molybdopterin-guanine dinucleotide biosynthesis protein B gives MKVFGIAGRSGMGKTSLIIRLIPWFRAQGITISTVKQAHEAFDVDKKGKDSYEHREAGASEVMIASARRWALMHEYRDEPEYSMDQLLARMSAVDLVLVEGFRQWPHPRLEVWRDEVGKPPLWPEDDRMLALVSDYPAPACPLPQLNVDDTEAIGRLIAERVGLVVERVGL, from the coding sequence ATGAAGGTGTTCGGCATCGCCGGGCGCTCCGGCATGGGCAAGACCTCGCTGATCATCCGCCTGATTCCCTGGTTTCGCGCCCAAGGCATCACCATCTCCACCGTCAAGCAGGCGCACGAGGCCTTCGACGTGGACAAGAAGGGCAAGGATTCCTACGAGCATCGCGAGGCCGGGGCTTCCGAGGTGATGATCGCCTCGGCGCGGCGCTGGGCCCTGATGCACGAGTATCGCGATGAGCCGGAATATTCCATGGATCAGTTGCTGGCCCGCATGAGCGCGGTGGATCTGGTGCTGGTGGAAGGCTTTCGCCAGTGGCCCCATCCCCGCCTGGAAGTCTGGCGCGACGAGGTGGGCAAGCCCCCCCTCTGGCCCGAGGACGACCGCATGCTGGCTTTGGTCAGCGATTATCCCGCGCCGGCCTGCCCGCTGCCCCAGCTCAACGTCGACGATACCGAGGCCATCGGCCGTCTGATCGCCGAAAGGGTTGGGCTGGTCGTAGAAAGGGTTGGGCTGTGA
- the pgsA gene encoding CDP-diacylglycerol--glycerol-3-phosphate 3-phosphatidyltransferase translates to MLTSLPNLLTLSRIVVIPLVVGLFYVDGDAARWAACALFVAAAVTDWFDGYLARSWNQVSKFGRFLDPIADKLLVASVLFMLAAFDRLSTVSFLPALVIVLREILVSGLREFLAEVRVGMPVSRLAKWKTAIQMTAIPVLLVGDAATFMPTRLVGEVGLWAAAILTIITGWDYLRSGMSHMGESAE, encoded by the coding sequence ATGCTGACCAGCCTTCCCAACCTGCTGACACTGTCGCGGATCGTCGTGATTCCGTTGGTGGTCGGCCTGTTCTACGTGGACGGCGACGCCGCCCGCTGGGCCGCCTGCGCCCTGTTCGTGGCCGCCGCCGTCACCGACTGGTTCGACGGCTATCTGGCGCGGTCGTGGAACCAGGTGTCCAAGTTCGGGCGCTTCCTCGACCCCATCGCCGACAAGCTGCTGGTGGCTTCGGTGCTGTTCATGCTGGCCGCCTTCGACCGGCTCAGCACGGTGTCCTTCCTGCCTGCCCTGGTCATCGTGCTGCGCGAGATCCTGGTCTCGGGCCTGCGCGAATTCCTGGCCGAGGTGCGGGTGGGCATGCCGGTGTCCCGGCTGGCCAAGTGGAAGACCGCCATTCAGATGACCGCCATTCCGGTGCTGCTGGTGGGCGACGCCGCCACCTTCATGCCCACCCGGCTGGTGGGCGAGGTCGGCCTATGGGCTGCCGCCATCCTGACCATCATTACCGGCTGGGACTACCTGCGCTCGGGCATGAGCCATATGGGGGAATCGGCGGAATGA